The genomic DNA TCACCCATGAACACATCTAATCTACTGTGAATGTATTCATACTCTACTACCTACAATGATACTTTTCAAGGGCAAGGCTAACCCTAGCTTCAAAACCCATGTTGTAAATGGTAAGATAAAAGAAAATTGCCATACACATGCCCATTAGGAGAATGGAGGCTAGGTAGGTTCTAAAGAGAGTTGCAGTAGGAAAACATATTTTAGAGAAAGTCTTATAAGAAAAAGGATTATAAGAAAAAGCTATACAGAATAAGCTACTTTTGGATAGAATTTTTGTCTTTTTAGAAGTGTTTTTGAAAAGTACTTTGAAAATgagaaactaaaatttttagcttatcctttctcaaaagcacttttaacgcttaattactttttcacccctccaataacatacttatttttctttttttttcttgatgtttaattataaatgtgttaaaatcattaattaaaataaaaaatatttttaaaatactaattacaaatatttaatgattatatttaaatatttaaaatgtagtttatatattctaattaaattttataagtaaTTAACATgtattacttaaaaatatttaaaatttatatttcatatattaaaatattaacaacaagctataataaattttttatattcttaataaaatataataatattaactaatttaaattttatttaaataaatatttgttatttgataataacatgtctaaaattgacattttatttttcaaaagcactttttgacagtaatgctaaacactcaaattttaaactaaacttttcaaaagcactttccCACAACACTTTTCAAAAGTATTGCCAAACTAGCCCTAAGAAGGATGAAAAGAAAAAGCTAGGTGACTCTATTGGGGTTTATATGTTCGAAAAATAGGGTTAGAtaaaaaataaggtttatttttttaACATGTTGGGCCTCAGGTTGTATTGCTACCATTTCACTATTGTTCTGctaccattttattattattgtttgaatattgtataatccttattttattgttaattttactactattttagaAGTATTTACTTGCTAAGTTGCAActatcttagtattatttaagtaaaatgacttttttaatgtattttcaatttgttgctaaacatttattttaatatttttagtatatttgatgtattatatttttaaatttattttatattaaaaatctaaaaaattaataTCTTGCGATTGAATCGGGTTCGATTTAACGTTTTTAATCTAAACTGAGCTTGAGGAGAATTTTAGACTCATTTTTTAGATTGGcgaatgaaactttaatacctaAATTATAATTCAGttattgtttttaattcattttcttaGCTGATGTTAACAAAATTGATAGCCAATTAAAATGTGTATCTTGTGTTgcttttagaatttttttattaaatatatataaaccttaaaataattataaaataaaataaatagataaaaaataaaaaatgtataattaaatattaataaaaaagaaaaatcaatATTCATCTGGTTAGTTTTAACTTTTCATTCCTCATCATCAAAATTCATCTGCTCCTATCATCCCAACCCCAAAATAGAACCTATTAAtttcattaaataattaaatatttaaaattaaaaaaaaaaatctgaatTCATCTTCTACTTCTTGTTCATGGTGCTTTAATATTAATTTCAAGATTCAAGGTAAGTTTAGATGGGCAATTAGGTATAGTGAGGTGTGTTTAGATTATTTTTTATCTCACGCTATAGTattgttataatatttaatttcactgCCATcgttatttttacactaaccgtaACTAAATGCACCGCCCATCTAAACTTACCCTCAAATTGTTTGCCTAGCACCTAACTAAAACATATAgaaaaaataggaaaataatttgatttttcCATACCCACTTTCAAAACCTAGCTAACAGAAGAGCCATTtaccaaaataagaaaaaatattaaAGGAAGCTTAAAGGGTTGCCACAAATTATTCTCTAAGGGTCTCGTGTTTATCtacggttagtgtaaaaatattAATGTTGATAAGATTAAATACTATAACGATATTTTAATATgagacaaaaagaaaactcaacgTATCGTACTAGAAGTAAATGTCCATCCAAAAAGACTCTAAGATAAGGAACTCAAGCCAAAATCAATCTGAAGCTCAAGTGAAAACGAATTAACCATGCGATATCACGTGATTGGTACGTTCTTTTTTAACAttcatttataattaaattaaaaactatATGTTTTAGtactttaaatatttaattaaaataaaaaatataaatatcaaaataaaataaaaaaaaccatgAATTAAgcctaaaaaaaactaaaattaagaaaataacatCCACATATAAAGCAAATGCTTCCCCATAAAATTAGGAGAAAATATAATGCTCACTCTATCCTCTACCATCCACCTTTTCTTCACCCTACATGTTATTCACTCGTAAAATCCAAAATCAAGGTTCATTTtccccaatttttatttttaattttgtttaaatattaatttattctttttctaaagaaatttaattaaaaaaataaaaagcttTCATTCGAActcaaaattatacccaaaaatgTAAACTTCCCAGTCCTCCTttcttctttcatttcttttttgagCCATTGGAAGGCAAATATAATCAAAGCTAAAAGCTTAAATAATCACAACCCAGATTTCAAAACAACTAGTTTGATTCTTTGACccaaaatttttttccaaaaaagagGGATGAAGAAGAAAAAAACCCCCTTTTTTGGTGGACGTTAAACACTTAATGCAATGGAGGTGTTTGTTAAAAAgaccaaaagaaaagaaagttttaAAGGAAACCCAGACCAGGAAAACAAATATTGAGTCAGAAaacaaagagagaaaaaaaaattggatTCGATGGTGATTGGGGTAGAATTGGGTATAGAAAAGAACAGAGAACGATATTGTGGAGGAGCTACCATTGATTTTGATAACTATAGGAAAGGTGGTGTGTTTTTGGAGAGAGTGGAGAAGATTTGTTTAGCGGAAGTTGGGCTGCATAGACAAGGATGCCGCTTCAAGTCTCGCTTAGCATGAGAATTATAACCATATCAAACAACAATGTGTTTATTGACTTGATGAAGATCACGGTGGCTGCTACACatatttcgtataagaccctttTCCATACCATTCTGATCCTCACTTACTTGCTACCTTTTAGCTTCATTCTAACCGCTTTTTTTACTCTTGAAGGTGTCGACAAGTGCTCCTCATTTGGTACCCTtttaatttctatgatttttggtttttctttacTATTGGATTTGAtctgtattttttttttgttatgcaTTTTAATGGGGGTGAGAGGTACATTGATATACTACTTTTATTATCTTTTAGGCCATTCTTGTAATCTTAATTATTCTAACTGTCAACTTATTAATGTATTTTTGGTTGtgcatttgatttgattgataTTATAATGCCAATTTGATTTAGTTTGTGTATGAACAAATTAGCTAATATGCTTGTTCTTTTAATATCTTCATTTCAGGTTAGTTTTGTTGGTATGCTAGACCCTTTTTTTTCCTTGAAATCTCGGTTTATCATGATTCTCATTTTGTTGATAACTGATTTTGTTTTGCACTAGGTGTGGTGGTAGGGGATTGctcttgattttattttattccgtGGATATGATcattttttccatcttttttcgATTAGTGTTGGATATGATTTGGTTTGGAGTTTGCTCGTTAATATGTTGGAATGTTTTGGATTATAGTTGAATCAAAATATGCAAGTTGCTATGTTCCATGATTTCCTTGGTCCATACACCTTTATTTTGTAGTGTATGCTATTGACAATATAGTGTATTGGTGTTAAAAGTTGAAAAAGTTATTTGCATTGTTATAAAACATGAGTGCAACACCAACAAATGGTTGGAAGAACTGGAAGTGGACTTCTTCCTTAGGCATTTGGACCAAGTTTGAATATTGGAGTCGTCATTGTTAGGAGGGCTTTACTTGAATACCACTCCCGGCCGAAATAGGACGAGATGTTGGTGTCTACATTTCAGTTGTAGGATTCCAAGTTGATGGTCATGTTTCTATTGAattcttatttttgttattttttactcTTTATCACTGTTTGAGTTCTTTTCCAATTGATTTATACAGATTAGCTTACTCAATTCTAGGTTTTAAAAATGTTTATATTACCATAGGAATCTATAAGAACCGGCTGAGTCAAACTTATATAATAACATCCTCATTGATGCTTGAAATTGATTGCTTGTAGCCCAATTTTACTATGATAATTTGTTTATCGAACATGTTCTTTAGTTACATTTTTAGTTAGCTCTGCTCTCATTGCCACCATGACCTTTTTTTTCTTGTACGCTGTGCAGATTGTTTAGGTAGACGATTAGGGCCAAGGATTCTTGGTAGAGTTGATGATTCAGGAGTAAGTATCATGTTCTCTAGATGCCGTAAATGCATTCTAAATTTGCTCTTAAAGTAAAAATTTAGTAATGATTTTCAActtgagttgatttttttttggtgGTGGTTCGCCAGAGACTAGTTAAGGACTTATATATGATTCTCAATCAAGTAAACAGTGAGGAAATCCCAGAAGGACTAAAGCTTCCGGATTCATTTAGTCATCTTGTTTCTGATATGAAGAACAACCAGTACGATGCAAAGACCTTTGCATTAATGTTAAGAGCAACGGTAttgttatttatataaattatagttACTCTCAATTTACTGTTTTTTTTATCATGCTAGGGTTCATTACTTTACTGTTATTGGTTGTTGAATAGGTGTTGGAAAATTTTCTTGTCACTATGTTAGACCAAGAAGTTCTAGGTTTAAATGCTTGTTTTATTTAAGTGGTTTTATAGGCTTTTAACTCTGTGTCGATGAAGCATGCATAATCTAGATGGAAGATTAACTTAAAtggtacttttgcattttactatCTTTCCCTTGGCTTCAAAAACAAACAGGATATCAGGCAATACTTAGAGAAAATTAAATTGAATCTAACACGAAACAAATCTAGATGATTTCACAAAGATGACAAATGGAACTATTATTGTGAAAGCTTCAAGTTGTTAATTTGTTGATGTCTATAATaggtaaaagtaccatagagGCCTTTGTACTATGAACCGGATTACATTTTGCAccctctactcaaaaaatgggtAAAATAGTCTCTGTATATTAGATCAAAAAGCAAATTGGTCCTTCTGtcaaaaatttcattcatttttattgttaaaaactggTCATTATACGTCAGCATGTGGTACATGTGGTACGCCCCATGTAACTATTTGGTTATTTTGTCAGCTACGCCGGATTTTAACAGCagaaatggataaaatttttaacaagaaGGACTGATTTGTTCTTTGATCTAAtatacagggactaatttgcccatATTTTGAGTAAAGGAcgcaaaatgcaatctgactcctagtacaggggcctccatggtacttttaccgttTATAATATTATCTAATTGGATCTTTTATCTTTCTCTTCTTCATTCTATTCCCTTTGTTATGTTTTCTCTCCGGTTTTTCTATTTCAATTTTCAGCGCTGCAAATCTTTGGCAAAATAATTTAAGAAATATATCTACCATTCGAATAAATTAGATTTTACTGAGCCTTAATCCCAAGGATTTTGGGAGAGATGATGTCCATTATTAAAGCTAAAAAATTGGTGTAGTTATTTTAAATACAAATATATCtttttgaagtttaatgtttCATGCAGCTTAGTTCCTATAAGTTTGTAGACAAAAAGAAAAAGTGCAAACAATTTAAGTTGATTCATATATAACATCTTTATACAGTTATTTATTTTAGTGTTAATGATTTTAGGGAAGAAATTTAAAGACCATAGAGATTTGATGCTGTGAGAAAAAGTGCCAAAAATTAGACTCCAACTATTTCACTATGTATGATGCTTATCTACTGAAACCTGAATCGATGCTAGGCTTTGTTTCTTAATAGGATAAACTTCTACTGTTCTTGTCCATTCCGACCACTCatcttcttttatattttatttggtatatttgtaaGTTTGGTTTACCTCCTAATTAGTGTTCATCATTTCTGCACAGATAATGAAACTTGAAACAGAAATAATGGAATCTAGATTTTCAGAGTTGATGAACAAACACTTTGCAGTAAGTTCCATTCCAAGAGGCATCCATTGTCTTTCTTTACGTTTAACTAATGAATATTCATCCAATGCTCATGCACGTAGACAATTGCCTTCTCCTGAGCTTCTGCCTTTGGTTTCTAACAATTCTTACCACCACTTTATCCTGTCAACAGACAACATATTGGCTGCTTCGGTAGTTGTTACCTCTGCTGTCGAATCATCACTAGAACCTAGCAAGATCGTCTTCCACATCATCACAGACAAGAAAACTTATGCGGCTATGCATTCTTGGTTTGCATTAAACCTCGTATCCCCTGCCATAGTTGAAGTGAAAGGTGTTCATCAATTTGATTGGTTAACTAGAGAGAATGTTCCTTTGCTTGACGTCGTAGACAATCATAACGACATAAAAGATTACTATCATGGCAGTCATATTACAGAGACAAATCTCTCTGATACTACTCGAAAATTCGCTTCTAAATTGCAGGTTCGAAGTCCAAAGTACATATCCTTACTCAACCATCTTCGAATATATTTACCCAAGGTATCTATCTACTTATGTCTAGAACTATTTCTTCGggaaaagtaccatggaggccctTGTACTAGGAGTCAGATTGCATGTTACCTcctttactcaaaaaatgggcaaatCAATTCATGTTCATTATATTAAAGAGCAAACTGatcattctgttaaaaatttcattaatttcTGTTGTTGAAAATTGGTTCCTATACGTTAGTATGAGATACACACGGCACATCACATATTATTGTCTTGTTATTCCATCAATCACTCCAATTTTTAACTATACAAATAGATGAGATTTTTAACAGAAAGGACTAATTTGCTTTTTAATCTAACGTATAGAgattaatttacccattttttgagtagaggaGGCAAAATATAATTCAACTCCATAGTACAAGGGCCTCCATAATACTTTTAACCTATTTCTTCACTTACATATACTCATAAATATATGTTATGATTACGTGTTTTGAACAGCTGTTTCCGGACCTTGAGAAAGTGATATTTTTAGATGATGATGTTGTAATTCAATGTGATTTGTCTCCTCTTTTGGAGATTGATCTGCACGGAAAAGTAAATGGAGCTGTTGAAACTTGTAAAGGCGAAGGTGAATGGGTGATGTCCAAACGTTTCAAAAACTACTTCAATTTTTCCCATCCTATTATAGCTAAGCATTTAGATCCTGATGAATGTGCATGGGCTTATGGGATGAATATATTTGATCTTCGTGCATGGAGGAAGACAAATATAATAGAGACGTATCATCACTGGTTTAAAGAGGTAATTTATCACATGCCAACTAAAAGTAGACCGTAATTGACTTGTGTTTAGTCTCTTTGTTAGCAAATAGCAACTTCTTTGGTAAAGGTAGGTGGATTGCATTTTGTCTCCTCTAttcaaaaaatgggcaaattaagtACCTGTATGTTAGTTCAAAGAGCAAATTGcttcttttgttaaaaattttatccatttatGCTGTTAAAAACTGATTTGTGCATGTTAGCATGAGGTACATATAACACGCCACGTATCAccatttggttattttgttagtcATGCTGGTTTTTAACAGtataaatgaatgaaaattttaacagaaCAGAACAAATTTTAACAACCAATTTGCCATTTTTTTGGGTAGAAGGGGTAAAATGCGATCTAACTTTTAATATAGGGccttccatggtacttttacctagCTTTTTTGTATGTTACTTGGACTCAGATGTGAGTTTTGGATACCAATTTGTATCCAACACGAGTATGGTTGGATTTTTGTAAAACTTTTATGTAtttttgaatacttatagatcaTATCCTCATTTTCACTTGTCACACATGAATGTGGACAGTGGTACTTTCATGGATTAAAAAAATCTGATTAGACTAGTTAAAGGTATAATGGAGGCCTTTATACCAGGAGTCAGATCGTATTTTGCCCCTTCAACTAAAAAAATAGGCAAAATAGCCATTGTAAGTTAGATTAAAAAGCAAATTggtctttctattaaaaattccatccatttttattgttaaaaattagtcCCTATACGTTAACATAAGGCACACGTAGCCTGCCACATGAAACCATTTGGTTATTTTGTCAATCACGCCAATTTTTAATAGAAgaaatagatgaaaattttaacagaaaGAGTTGgtttgctctttgatttaatgAACAGGAACTAATTAGCCCATTTTTTAAGTGAAGGGGTCAAAATTTATTATGACTCCAAATATAGAGGTCTTCATAGTACTTTTGCTGACCAGACTGGTTAATTCAACTTTTTTATTTGACAGTTTGACTGTTTGAACTGAGAATTAGTTGAACTGATCGGTCAGGTCCAGGTCTTGGTAAGCAGCATTTATAGTAAATTGTTGGTAAGCAACAGCATGTTTCACCCTATTGTTTGGTTTCTTTTGTGGCAGAACCTGGATTCAAACCTGACATTGTGGAAGTTTGGAACTCTACCACCCGCTCTGATTGCATTTAAAGGTTATGTTCATCCAATTGACCCGTCATGGCATATGCTTGGCTTAGGCTATCAGAGTAAAACCGATATTGAGAACGTGAAAAAAGCAGCTGTTATTCATTACAATGGCCAGTTAAAACCATGGCTGCCGATCGGCCTCAAGCATCTTCGGCCATTTTGGACCAAGTATGTCAACTACTCCAATGATTTTGTTAGGAATTGCCATATTATGGACTCCTAGTTAAACAATTAGAGGACTAGAATTAAATAACCTCGGAACAACACACTAGCAAGTCAAGGTGAAATGAAAAATGGTTAAATTGTTTGGGGTCCTTGTATTAGGCTGAAGATTAAATTAGTCCATTTATTATAAAATTGAGCAATTTAATCCCTGTATATTTAATTGACTTGTCGTGTTTTAAAGTGAcatttattaaaaaaagaaaaatttctgTACATTTAAAACAGGACAAGAACTAAATTGCTCATTTTCTTCTCTCAAGTCACTTTAAAAACATGATGAATCAACATCTTTTAATGTTCAATTTTGACCTATTTGCTTTAAAATTAaatgtataaagattaaattgcttATTTTTATAGTAAAGGAGCTAATTTGTTCATAAACCTATAGTGAAGGACCCTTCAAGTAATTTAACCAATGAAAACCGGGTAAGAGATCTTTAACATTTTGTAGGAAGGACTTCCATTATTAGCATAGGGCATGGAATTCTATTCTTTCACTTTGTAACAAAACaatcaatattttatttatttattattaatttattttctatttggaAAAGAAACAGGTTAAATTCTGCTGTTAGACCCTATATTTTGtataagttgtggatttagtaactatactttaatttgacttttcgaattttgaaattttagtcgtAGCCAAATGGTAGCAGTTAAATATGTTTAgttaaattatgctattagtcatatattatgtataaaattataaatttagccCATATTCTCTAACTGGATCATTCTTAATCGCTATgttttttgaatttcaaaatttcagtctTAATGTAAATGATAAACGTGATATTAATTTTTTGTAAGTAATATCTGAAATAATATATTTGatgcattaaaattttaaaatagtataacttaataaatttaataattactaTTTAACATTAAATTTTTGAATCAGCTATTTTCTacttgattttaaatgtattgtTAAATTATTTCGAAGGCAGCCGACAGGAGATGGAGTTTTCAAAATACATCCACAGTAGCTAGCGACTTCAGATGTAGCAATTTCGCTGCTAAGAGTTGAGGATTTTGTTAGAAAAATAAGGGATTAATAGGTGAAAAAAAAAAGTCcctgaattttggtaaaaattttaattaaaccttttgcaaaaacacatttatttaagtttttaaattttaaattgcatTAAATAAGTTTTTacaaaaagttttatttttaattgttactgACATGACTATTAATGACTTAGcaacaagaaaagaaaaactaTTTAACATTTTTATGTCTGGACTTGGAGAAATTCATTACAAacttagttttttttaaaatataaaaatataaaaatttatttttctttaaaaatatgagatatgtatcaatattttaattttaatataccTTTAGGGTATATAAAAATactcaaaaaatatataaataaaatttaattttattaattttattccagacataaaaaattcaaatagtttttattttttactaaCGTGGCAGTTGAAGTGCCATGTCAACATTTGTTGTTAATATAAATTATCACATCAAAATTGTTAATTATCACATTAGCGACATTATGGACATTATGGTCAAAGCTAAAAATATTGTTCAAAGAGCTTAATTGATAcaatttaagaatttaaaattttaattgagtgTCTTTTTCGTGAgggatttaattaatttttaataaaattagactTTTTACCAGTtgaacaaaaaaatataaataagacaaaaaataatattagtaaATTATGATGGTTTTAAGGTgcatagaatatatatatatatatacatggcgCTAATATACAGCAATGCTCTCCAAGCAAATTTGTTGAAATGACTATAGAGAAGTCTTTTCATAACATACCTTttcatatgtatgtatgttttaATAAGATATAATTTTATAGGATTTTGTTGTTTTATAAGTAACATTATATAAAGTTACGTCTTTATAACACAAGTATttgttaataattataatttattaggtttttgaataataaaatattaggATTATTATTTGATACATTTGTAGTGGAGTTTTTTAACTCTACAAATAGACGTAAGAAACCGTTGAGTGTCCTTAattgatatttaaaaaataaaaactaaataagTAAGACACATGATAATTTCTTAAGCTCGCTTGTGAAGTTAAAAAAAAACTACATTGCTAGTGTATTAAATAATAATCCAAAATGTTATCAACTATTTATCCATGCTTAACACGTATTTGTATCAAAATACTCCatccagaaaaaaaaaaaactactacTACTCTATAAAAATAATGATGTGTTTGATACACTGTTGAGCCAAACAAGATCTCTCGTAAGCTCGGGCCTATGAGTTAGGCAGGATCATTGTCCTAAAAACTCGTGCCCTTGAACAATGGTAAGACCTTATACATAGACGACAAACAGTTTGCACTTCTTACATTTTATATTGCTAACGAATGGCTTGAAACTCTACCATTTTACATTGTCAATAGTTGTATCCACAATATACACACGACATGTATCCATAGCATAATTTCAAGCCACAGGCCAACGGTAGCACATTCAAGCCTCTACATGAATTGTTCAACGACTTCTCACAGAGGTGAGGCGTATCtccaaaaatataatttcatatccTTTAATCGACAACTACACCACTAGTAAGAGTATGCATTATACATTCTCAGATTGTCGAGTTAATGGGCATACCACCCGTTAAATCACAAAGCAAAAATTATACAAGTCAACTACGAATAAAAATACCATCCACCAGCACATTGTTAAAAAGGGTAGGCATGAATTTTAATAGCCTCGCAAGGCATTGTATATTCCCGAATCATCGAGCTAATAACTATCAATCGAACTACAAAGTGAATTTTGGGGGGTTTCTTCCTCTCTTCACCTTTCAACCAGTAAAAGCACTTCCTTATACTTTCCCTTTATCACTGACGGCTATCCGCCCTTTGATACGAACTCGGTTGATGTGGTTTCGAGTTGATGTGTGTGCCCAATCTAAAAATTGAGTAAGTTTGATTCGTTACAAGAAAAGGCTGAAAATGGATAGAAGATAGGTTCAAACAAAGGTTCAAAGAGTTTGGAAGATGGATAGAGGAAATTCGGCAAAGGCAAAGGCTAAACCAACAATATAGAGATTGTTGACCTAAGACTTGCAAGCACTTAGATGGATAATGAAAAGTAAAATCAGCAAAtaaaccttgacccactatctaaAGAGAAAGGAACCAAAGGTATAACGAATGCCACACTTTGCAGTGATAAGTTCGAAAAATAAAGGAAGGATAAAACGCCACAAACCTAACTTGATAAGTCAGATCAATCCCAAAaagaacaaggaaatttgaattCTCACAAGTTTCAAATATTTCATAAATTTGGCAAAAGAAGTTT from Gossypium arboreum isolate Shixiya-1 chromosome 9, ASM2569848v2, whole genome shotgun sequence includes the following:
- the LOC108456104 gene encoding probable galacturonosyltransferase 14 encodes the protein MPLQVSLSMRIITISNNNVFIDLMKITVAATHISYKTLFHTILILTYLLPFSFILTAFFTLEGVDKCSSFDCLGRRLGPRILGRVDDSGRLVKDLYMILNQVNSEEIPEGLKLPDSFSHLVSDMKNNQYDAKTFALMLRATIMKLETEIMESRFSELMNKHFAVSSIPRGIHCLSLRLTNEYSSNAHARRQLPSPELLPLVSNNSYHHFILSTDNILAASVVVTSAVESSLEPSKIVFHIITDKKTYAAMHSWFALNLVSPAIVEVKGVHQFDWLTRENVPLLDVVDNHNDIKDYYHGSHITETNLSDTTRKFASKLQVRSPKYISLLNHLRIYLPKLFPDLEKVIFLDDDVVIQCDLSPLLEIDLHGKVNGAVETCKGEGEWVMSKRFKNYFNFSHPIIAKHLDPDECAWAYGMNIFDLRAWRKTNIIETYHHWFKENLDSNLTLWKFGTLPPALIAFKGYVHPIDPSWHMLGLGYQSKTDIENVKKAAVIHYNGQLKPWLPIGLKHLRPFWTKYVNYSNDFVRNCHIMDS